The Streptomyces achromogenes DNA segment TGCACCACACGTACACCAACGTGATCGGCAAGGACAACGACCTCGGCTACGGCATCATGCGCGTCGACGAGGACCAGAAGTGGCACCCGTTCCACCTCGGCCAGCCGCTGTGGAACTTCATCAACGCCTGCTTCTTCGAGTACGGCATCGCAGCGTACGACCTGGAGCTCGGCAAGAACCTGCACAAGCGCCGCCGCAAGAACCCGGAGTTCCGCGCGCGGGCCAAGGCCGTGGGCCGCAAGATCCGCAAGCAGGTGCTCAAGGACTACGTGATCCACCCGCTGCTGTCGGGCCCGTCGTTCCTCACCACGCTCGCCGCCACGTTCACGGCGAACCTGGTCCGCAACGTCTGGTCCCACTCGGTGATCATGTGCGGGCACTTCCCCGAGGGAGTGCAGGTCTTCGAGCGCCGGTCGATCAAGGGCGAGACGCGCGGCCAGTGGTACCTGCGCCAGATGATGGGCTCGGCGAACATCAGCGGCAGCAAGGCCATGCACTTCATGACCGGCAACCTGTCGCACCAGATCGAGCACCACCTGTTCCCGGACCTGCCGAGCAACCGGTACGCCGAGGTCGCGGTGAAGGTGCGCGCGTTGTTCGAGAAGTACGAGCTGGAGTACGTCAGCGGGCCGCTGCCCAAGCAGGTGTTCTCCGCGTGGCACAAGGTCTTCCGGCTCTCGCTGCCGAACAAGAAGCCCAAGGTCAAGACGCCTGTCCGCGAGCAGGAGCTCATCGCGGCCTGATCCCGTTACGGGGTCGGGTCGGCCGTCCGGCGGCGCCGCCGGGTGCGGTTCCGCGTCGGCGAACGCGGCGAGGATGCCGTCCTCGGCACCGCGGAACGCGCCTTCTCCACCCTCCTCGCGAAACCCGGGGAGACTCCGGCCAGGCCCAACGCGTAGTCGGCACGGCCCCCGACGTCCGAACTCGGCTCGCGCCGCGGTGACGCGGGCTGCGTTGTCCCGGGGTCCGCGACACCTCGGTTCAGGGCGTCGTCGCAGGCGCTTGCCTGCCGAGCAACTGGCGCGTCGCCGCATGCCGCGGTGCGGCGAAGACCTCGGCGGTGGAGCCGGACTCCGCGACCCGTCCGGCCTCCAGCACGGTGACGGTGTCCGTGCGGTCGGCGACGAGGGGCAGGTCGTGGCTGATGAGGACGAGGGCCGTTCCGTGCCGCTCGCGCAGGCCGGCCAGCAGGTCCATGATCGACTCAGCGGTGCCGGGATCCAGCGCGGACGTGATCTCGTCGCAGATCAGGACGTCGGGTTCGGCAGCCAGGGCCCGGGCGATGGCGACCCGCTGGCGCTGTCCACCGGACAGTTCGTGCGGGTAGCGGCCGACGAATTCGGGCGGCAGACCTACCTGTTCGAGAAGGTCTGCCACCCGCTCGGGAATGTCGCGCGGTGCCTGGCGACGGTGCAGGCGCATCGGCCGGCCGATCGCGGCCCCGATCCTGCGGCTCGGGTTGAGCGCGCCGAGCGGGTTCTGCGTCACGAGTTGGATCCGGCGCCGCTGTTCCCGGTCACGACCGCGCAAGCCACTGCCGAGCGGGGTGCCGTCGAGGAGGATCGTGCCGCCGGTCACCGCCTGCAGTCCGACGATCGCGCGGACGAGGGTGGTCTTTCCGGAGCCCGAGACACCGACGATGCCCGCCGCGGCACCCGGCGCGACACTCAGGCTGACCCCGTCGACCGACACGGCGCCGGTGCCGCGCCGGCCGAAGGTCACCTGGATGTCGCGCGCCTCCAGTACGGGTTCGGCCGTGCGGTGGGGGGCCTCGGCCGTGCTCGGTGCGCGGGTGGCGGAGCGCTTCCCGTTCCGCGGGCCCGCGGAGGGAAGGGGGGATCCGAGCTCTACGACGTCGTCCGCGATCCGTTCGACGAGGTGGTGGTCGTGACAGGCCAGGCCGATGGCCAGTTGGTGTTCCCGGGCGAGGTGGCGGAGCACATCGCCCATCTCGTCGCGGAGTTGCGGGTGCAGTCCGGCGGTCGGCTCGTCGAGGAGGAGCACGCGGGGTCGGCGGGCCAGAGCCCGGGCCAGGGCGACGCGGCGCTGCTGTCCGCCGGAGAGGGCCGTGGGCCGCCGTGCGGCGAGCCGGCCGTCGTCGGGAAGGTGGACCTCGGCGAGGAGGCTTGCCACCGCCTGGCTGCTGCGGTCGGGTGAGAGTTCGGCGACGAGGTCACGGACCCGCATCCGGGGGTTGAGGCCGGAGCCGGGATCCTGGCCCACGTAGGCGAGGTGGTGGCGGCGCAGAGCGCGCAACTCCCGTTCGGGGAGCGCGAACACGTCGTGGCCCAGGACCTCGACGCGACCGGTGACGCGTGTGGTTCCTGGCGGAAGGAGTGCGGTGACCGCACGCAGCAGGGTGGTCTTCCCGGTGCCGGAGGGTCCGGTCAGGGCGACGAGCTGCCCGGGGCGCAGGGTGAGGGACGCACCGTGGAGCATCGGACGGCCGTCGGGTGCGGCCACAGTGAGGTCGGTGACCCTCACCGCGGCGATGGCGGTGTCGGGTGCGGGGGTTTCGGGGTTCCGGTCGGTGGTGTGGGTCACCGTACGGTCACCGCCTTCCGGCCGGTCTGGGGGGCGAGGGCGCCCGCCGCGAGGTTGACGCTCAGGGCGAGCAGGCCGATGACGGCGCTGGGAGCGACCACGGCCCATGGGTTGAGCAGGAGGCCGGGTGAGTTCTCGCGAATCATCAAGGCCCAGTCCGCGGCAGGCGGTTGCGGTCCCACCTGGAGGAATCCGGCGGTGGAGACGACGTACACGGCCTCGACGAACCGCAGTCCGAACAGGGCGAGCAGTGTGGCGCGCAGGTTCGGCAGGATCTCGCGCACGACGAGGACCCACAGCCGCTCGCCGCCCGCTGCGGCGGACTCGACGTAGCCGGCGCCGGCCACCGGCGCCGCCGCGTTCGCCGCGAGGCGGACCGCGTACGGGACGCCCAGCACGACCGCGGCCAGGACGACCGCGAACCGTCCGCCTTCCGGCCAGGACAGCGCGACGAGCATGATGCCGAGCACGGCCGGCAGCAGGATCAGCACGTCGGCGACGCGCTCCACGACTTTGCCGACCTTCGGGCGCAGGGCCGCGACGGCACCGAGCACGGCGGCGGCACCGGTCACGACGACGGCGATCAGCAGGGCGGACAGGACGAGTTGGCCTCCACCGGCCAGCAGTCTGCTCCACACGTCCCGGCCGAGTTGGTCGCCGCCGAGCGGTGCGCCGGCGCCGGGTTCGGCGAAGGGCGCGGTGACCGGGTCGGTCACCGAGTGCGGGGCGAGCCAGGGACCGGCCAGGGCGAGGCAGACCAGCAGCAGGGCCGGCAGGCTGTGCAGCAGGATGACGCCGATCCGGGCACGCGGGGGCGCCGCGGCAACCATGGCTGTCGCGCGCTCGTGCGAGGTGTCCCCGACCGGCGGTTCCAGACCCGCGGTGTCCTTGTTCCGCGCCGGTTCCCCGGCGGGCGGGGTCATCGGCGCTCTCCCGTCACGGCGTCCCGGGTCAGGTCCGCCAACAGCAGCACACAGCTGATGACCGCGCCGGCGAGAGCCGTGACGCCGGCGATCACCGGGGT contains these protein-coding regions:
- a CDS encoding ABC transporter ATP-binding protein → MTHTTDRNPETPAPDTAIAAVRVTDLTVAAPDGRPMLHGASLTLRPGQLVALTGPSGTGKTTLLRAVTALLPPGTTRVTGRVEVLGHDVFALPERELRALRRHHLAYVGQDPGSGLNPRMRVRDLVAELSPDRSSQAVASLLAEVHLPDDGRLAARRPTALSGGQQRRVALARALARRPRVLLLDEPTAGLHPQLRDEMGDVLRHLAREHQLAIGLACHDHHLVERIADDVVELGSPLPSAGPRNGKRSATRAPSTAEAPHRTAEPVLEARDIQVTFGRRGTGAVSVDGVSLSVAPGAAAGIVGVSGSGKTTLVRAIVGLQAVTGGTILLDGTPLGSGLRGRDREQRRRIQLVTQNPLGALNPSRRIGAAIGRPMRLHRRQAPRDIPERVADLLEQVGLPPEFVGRYPHELSGGQRQRVAIARALAAEPDVLICDEITSALDPGTAESIMDLLAGLRERHGTALVLISHDLPLVADRTDTVTVLEAGRVAESGSTAEVFAAPRHAATRQLLGRQAPATTP
- a CDS encoding fatty acid desaturase family protein; its protein translation is MTAIDPTAHLTAEQIEELGRELDAIRDEVIADRGEKDAAYIRKVISAQRKLELVSRGVLLFSIFPPAWLIGTAGLSVAKIMDNMEIGHNILHGQWDWMRDPKIHSTTWEWDHVSPADQWKHSHNELHHTYTNVIGKDNDLGYGIMRVDEDQKWHPFHLGQPLWNFINACFFEYGIAAYDLELGKNLHKRRRKNPEFRARAKAVGRKIRKQVLKDYVIHPLLSGPSFLTTLAATFTANLVRNVWSHSVIMCGHFPEGVQVFERRSIKGETRGQWYLRQMMGSANISGSKAMHFMTGNLSHQIEHHLFPDLPSNRYAEVAVKVRALFEKYELEYVSGPLPKQVFSAWHKVFRLSLPNKKPKVKTPVREQELIAA
- a CDS encoding ABC transporter permease; this encodes MVAAAPPRARIGVILLHSLPALLLVCLALAGPWLAPHSVTDPVTAPFAEPGAGAPLGGDQLGRDVWSRLLAGGGQLVLSALLIAVVVTGAAAVLGAVAALRPKVGKVVERVADVLILLPAVLGIMLVALSWPEGGRFAVVLAAVVLGVPYAVRLAANAAAPVAGAGYVESAAAGGERLWVLVVREILPNLRATLLALFGLRFVEAVYVVSTAGFLQVGPQPPAADWALMIRENSPGLLLNPWAVVAPSAVIGLLALSVNLAAGALAPQTGRKAVTVR